The stretch of DNA AAGGGAGCTTATCCTTAATTATAATAATGAAAAATTATGGGGTTTTGTGGATTTTATGGTAGCCTATGGCAAACGTTCGCCGAAGCGTCCATTTTTTTTGATTAATCAATATAAAAAAGAGCATGATTCATCCGATGATCCTTTAGGTCAGCTTATGGTAGCTATGGTAACTGCGCAAAAATTGAATAATGACAATAATCCTATTTACGGAGCTTACATCATGGGAAGATATTGGCATTTTACATTACTGTATGGTCAATTCTATTTTGTCCATACTGGTTTGAATGCCGCTAATGAAGATATAAGACATATTTTTAGTGTTCTTAAAAATACAAAGGAAATTATTGAGTCTTTAGTTTGATAAGGAGAAATATACAATGAATTTACTCAAGGAAGCAACAATTGAAAGTATTAAACGCTTACCAGATGAATGTAGCATTGAGGATATAATGTATCATATTAACTTTGTTGCCCAAGTTATAGAAGGATTAGAGGATGCTGATGATGGAAAATCTATATCAACCGAAGAACTTCTTAAAAAAGTTGAACTATGGTAAGAATCAAATGGACTGATAAAGCAGTTAAGCATCTGGAAGCTATTTATGAGTATATTTCTAAAGATTCAAACATATATGCAAAACGATATATTAAATCTCTTATTTACTCAACTGAGAAACTAAAAAAAATGCCAGAATGCGGTAGGACAGTGCCTGAGTTTGAAGACTCTACATTTAGGGAAATTTTCTATAAAAATCATAGGATTGTTTATAGATTAGCGGATATTAATAAACATATTGACATACTTGCCGTAGTACATGGCGCTCAAGATATGGAAAAAATACTTCCTGAAAAAATATAGTAACTTGAAGATTTAACCTATGGATACTAATAAAATAAGAAAAATTTTAGAATCAGAACAAATAAAATCGTCAGCACCTTGTAGAATTGATATGGGAGGAACTCTTGATATAAGCACTTTTTATTATCCTCTCAGGCATTTTTCCCCTTGCACTTTCAATATTGCCCTTGATTATAGAACAGAAGTAGAAATTCTACCATATAATAAAGGCCAAATAAAAGTATCTTCAAGAGGGTTTGAATCCTTTGAAGAGCCTTTAATTAATGCTCCTTTCAAACATCCTGTTGGATTAATATTTGCGATATGCTCATATTTTGGGATTGATGGAATTCATATTAATATAAATTCGTCTTCTCCTCCTAAAAGCGGTTTAGGTGGTTCATCCGTTGCCGCTGTAGCTCTAATTTCCTGTTTTTCAAAAATTTTTCAAAATATCGGACAAAAAGCTTTGTCAAATGACGATATTGTAATGCTTGCCCATGGAATAGAAGAAAGTGTTGCTGGAGTTCCTTGCGGAATTCAAGATCAATTAGCAGCAGCCTATGGAGGCGTCAATGCATGGTATTGGACAGGCCAAATACAAGGAGATAAATATAAAAAAATATCTCCATTACCAGATGAAAGACTTAAAGACTTAGAATCCAGCAGTCTTCTTTGCTATTGTGGGACTCCCCACGAATCTAAAAATATTAACTCAATTTGGGTTAGTCAGTTTCTTTTGGGAAATGATAGAAATTCTTGGATAAAGATAATAGAAATTACCCATAAATTTATAGAGGCTTTAAAATTAAATAATTACAAAGACGCTGCTTATTTTATGAATAAAGAGACTGAAAT from Desulfobacterales bacterium encodes:
- a CDS encoding type II toxin-antitoxin system RelE/ParE family toxin, with the protein product MVRIKWTDKAVKHLEAIYEYISKDSNIYAKRYIKSLIYSTEKLKKMPECGRTVPEFEDSTFREIFYKNHRIVYRLADINKHIDILAVVHGAQDMEKILPEKI
- a CDS encoding galactokinase, which translates into the protein MDTNKIRKILESEQIKSSAPCRIDMGGTLDISTFYYPLRHFSPCTFNIALDYRTEVEILPYNKGQIKVSSRGFESFEEPLINAPFKHPVGLIFAICSYFGIDGIHININSSSPPKSGLGGSSVAAVALISCFSKIFQNIGQKALSNDDIVMLAHGIEESVAGVPCGIQDQLAAAYGGVNAWYWTGQIQGDKYKKISPLPDERLKDLESSSLLCYCGTPHESKNINSIWVSQFLLGNDRNSWIKIIEITHKFIEALKLNNYKDAAYFMNKETEIRLNLTPDVLNEAGKKLYFAAKDNICGARFTGAGGGGCIWAIGEKNNIYNLKNDWKIILDSYENACFLDLKIDNKGLNS